From one Lycium ferocissimum isolate CSIRO_LF1 chromosome 7, AGI_CSIRO_Lferr_CH_V1, whole genome shotgun sequence genomic stretch:
- the LOC132063763 gene encoding uncharacterized protein LOC132063763 — protein sequence MSFLTISTSSSILYPFQFSSPKLCISKWRKRTLSPFTARNSKISPFSNPARFHISAQFGRPTKRQNYLRKKLTQHQQQQVNENPIIHNPSSEIIQFISENIDEKSMTNFTIHNPSTEIFQFGSENGDEKSNNLVSDKLKTKALGESVLWNKLEGWVEQYKKDTEFWGIGTGPIFTVFQDSEGKVKRVDVNEDEILKRSRIDPTLYRNAMIEEHEDVKAKISLAEVLAREMESGKSLLPKNSSVAKFVVSGEKSNTVNRLSTFTLNPNVTKKLPRIGFVVFCGLFLMWTVKKMFDISLKNDGEEEYSRLEKEMLRRKMKARKEREKTVKGEVEVIQRTKGPDNMFLEKPRLDMQEILSSLKKAREFDGEQFQNQQFENAEFYDKIQEIREMARHAREQEKGNSVQADNGGESGDYPASIELPNEKEVDEQKLFEDINEQHDLNVYAGDIGDLSGSVGPTASFDNNGIFTGSSSLVNNEVEISNRNIEPPDDFKSSMENARESKHDVSSTDGTEVTEISSITSGQSSKPSEISVTSKSKIILSVKEAREYLLKKSEKVKTKQERTPESDPEVENVPIPLMEKENIGDVNQLSDNAGTSDFAYEDSSFKQKEFLPTSNNAVAAAALNKGKSYRSLSSDDYENNRHEELKPLDLSSPEQEATVGDSSSQLDEIKTFQQSIPLETSDSTSSSKPFPANDIPEHVDKTHSHQEVNGRNVELEPSSNNGSWLEKNFHEFEPVIKKIQMGFRDNYMVAKKKSDEELNLKTQMFHPETNENVTELEWMKDERLSEIVFKVRENELAGRDPFYQMDDEDKLVFFSGLEKKVDQENKQLQDLHEWLHSNIENLDYGADGISLYDPPEKIIPRWKGPPLEGSSEFLDYFAEERKVVAESIKDSNLIKKERRDLPQGLHESPSTNKIDSTSGISTHDAKTKTPRTIIESSDGSIKAGKKSGKEYWQHTKKWSQEFLESYNAETDLEIKAVMKDVGKDLDRWITEREIKEAADVMDNLPEKGKKLIKEKLDRVKREMVLFGPQAVVSKYREYADEKEEDYLWWLDLPCVLCIELYTEEEGEMKVGFYSLEMAADLELDPKQYHVIAFEDAGDCKNLCYIIQAHMEMLGNGNAFVVARPPKDAYRDAKANGFNVTVIKKGQLQLNVDQSLEEVEEAITDIGSKIYHDKIMRERSLDVSTVMTGLFGTGKPTKKRRRSRRKLKKPTSK from the exons AAAACTCActcaacaccaacaacaacaggTAAATGAAAACCCCATTATTCACAACCCAAGTTCTGAAATTATTCAATTTATCTCTGAAAATATTGATGAAAAAAGCATGACAAACTTCACTATTCACAATCCAAGTACTGAAATTTTTCAATTTGGCTCTGAAAATGGTGATGAAAAAAGCAACAATCTTGTTTCTGATAAACTGAAAACAAAGGCTTTGGGGGAGTCTGTTTTATGGAATAAATTGGAGGGCTGGGTTGAGCAGTATAAGAAGGATACAGAGTTTTGGGGTATTGGTACTGGTCCTATCTTTACTGTTTTTCAAGATTCTGAGGGTAAAGTCAAAAGGGTGGATGTAAATGAggatgaaattttgaaaagaagcaGAATTGATCCAACATTGTATCGGAACGCTATGATTGAGGAGCATGAGGATGTAAAAGCAAAAATTTCACTCGCCGAGGTTTTAGCTAGGGAAATGGAGAGTGGTAAAAGTTTACTTCCTAAGAATAGTTCAGTGGCTAAATTTGTAGTTTCTGGAGAGAAGTCCAATACTGTCAATAGGCTCAGCACTTTTACTCTAAACCCAAATGTAACTAAAAAGTTGCCTAGAATTGGATTCGTGGTGTTTTGTGGTTTGTTTTTGATGTGGACGGTGAAGAAAATGTTCGATattagtttaaaaaatgatgGAGAAGAAGAGTACTCAAGGTTGGAGAAGGAAATGCTGAGGAGGAAGATGAAAGCTAGAAAGGAGAGGGAGAAGACCGTGAAAGGTGAGGTGGAAGTTATCCAGCGTACCAAAGGGCCAGATAACATGTTTCTGGAAAAGCCTAGGCTTGATATGCAAGAAATTTTGAGCAGCCTAAAGAAAGCAAGGGAATTCGACGGTGAACAGTTTCAGAATCAGCAGTTTGAGAATGCCGAATTCTATGATAAGATTCAGGAAATCAGAGAGATGGCGAGGCATGCACGAGAACAGGAAAAAGGAAATTCTGTTCAAGCTGATAATGGAGGAGAATCAGGAGATTATCCAGCCTCAATCGAACTCCCCAATGAAAAGGAAGTTGATGAACAGAAATTGTTTGAGGATATTAATGAGCAACATGACCTTAATGTATATGCGGGGGATATTGGAGATCTCAGTGGATCTGTTGGGCCAACCGCTTCCTTTGACAATAATGGAATTTTTACCGGTTCATCTTCACTAGTGAATAATGAAGTGGAGATCTCCAACAGAAATATAGAACCTCCCGATGATTTCAAAAGTTCTATGGAAAATGCACGTGAGTCAAAGCATGACGTAAGCTCAACTGATGGAACTGAGGTAACTGAAATATCTAGTATAACGTCTGGACAATCAAGCAAGCCAAGTGAAATTTCTGTGACATCAAAATCGAAAATCATTCTGTCAGTTAAGGAAGCGAGGGAGTACCTCTTGAAGAAAAGTGAGAAAGTGAAAACAAAGCAAGAAAGGACCCCTGAAAGTGATCCAGAGGTTGAAAATGTACCGATACCACTAATGGAAAAAGAGAATATTGGTGATGTGAACCAACTGTCTGATAATGCAGGAACATCTGATTTTGCTTATGAAGATTCAAGTTTCAAACAAAAAGAATTCCTTCCAACCAGCAACAATGCTGTAGCTGCAGCTGCACTGAACAAAGGGAAAAGTTATCGAAGCCTGAGTTCAGATGATTATGAAAACAACAGACATGAAGAGCTTAAACCACTTGATTTGTCGTCACCTGAACAAGAAGCGACAGTTGGTGATTCGAGCTCACAACTTGATGAAATCAAAACCTTTCAACAGTCAATTCCACTTGAAACCTCTGATTCGACCTCTTCTTCAAAACCATTTCCAGCCAATGACATTCCTGAACATGTTGATAAAACTCACTCTCATCAAGAAGTTAATGGCAGAAATGTGGAACTGGAACCATCATCAAATAATGGAAGCTGGTTGGAAAAgaatttccatgaatttgaaCCAGTCATTAAGAAGATTCAGATGGGGTTTAGGGATAATTACATGGTGGCAAAGAAGAAATCTGATGAGGAGCTGAATCTGAAAACTCAGATGTTTCATCCTGAGACTAATGAGAATGTCACCGAGCTTGAGTGGATGAAAGATGAAAGACTCAGTGAAATTGTTTTTAAAGTTAGAGAAAATGAGCTCGCTGGTAGAGATCCGTTTTATCAAATGGACGATGAAGATAAACTTGTCTTCTTCAGTGGCCTTGAGAAGAAAGTTGATCAAGAGAATAAACAACTACAGGATTTGCACGAGTGGCTCCACTCAAACATTGAAAATCTTGATTATGGAGCAG ATGGCATCAGTTTGTATGATCCACCGGAGAAAATTATACCTCGCTGGAAAGGTCCACCACTGGAAGGAAGTTCGGAGTTTCTAGATTACTTTGCAGAAGAGCGAAAGGTAGTTGCAGAAAGTATAAAAGATTCAAATctcataaagaaagaaagacgagACTTGCCTCAAGGATTGCATGAGTCCCCATCGACCAATAAAATTGATTCGACTTCAGGTATCTCTACTCACGATGCAAAAACGAAAACTCCCAGGACCATCATTGAAAGTAGTGATGGTTCCATCAAGGCTGGCAAGAAATCTGGTAAAGAGTATTGGCAGCATACAAAGAAATGGTCCCAAGAGTTCTTGGAATCCTACAATGCAGAGACCGACCTGGAAATTAAAGCTGTAATGAAGGATGTAGGGAAGGATTTGGACAGATGGATTACGGAAAGAGAAATAAAGGAAGCTGCCGATGTGATGGACAACTTACCTGAGAAGGGAAAGAAACTAATTAAAGAGAAACTTGACAGGGTGAAAAGAGAAATGGTACTGTTTGGACCCCAGGCAGTGGTGAGCAAATATCGTGAATATGCAGATGAAAAGGAAGAGGATTACCTATGGTGGCTTGATCTACCCTGTGTATTG TGTATTGAATTGTACACTGAGGAAGAAGGAGAGATGAAGGTAGGATTCTATTCACTAGAGATGGCGGCTGATCTGGAATTGGATCCCAAGCAGTATCACGTAATTGCTTTTGAGGATGCTGGTGACTGTAAGAACCTTTGCTATATAATACAGGCTCATATGGAAATGCTTGGCAATGGGAATGCCTTTGTTGTTGCACGGCCTCCTAAg GATGCTTATCGGGACGCCAAAGCAAATGGTTTTAATGTGACAGTTATCAAGAAAGGCCAGCTGCAGCTCAATGTGGACCAGTCATTGGAAGAGGTGGAGGAAGCTATCACGGATATTGGGAGTAAGATATACCATGACAAAATCATGCGTGAACGGTCTTTGGATGTATCTACAGTAATGACAGGACTATTTGGTACTGGAAAACCTACGAAAAAGAG GAGAAGGTCACGGAGGAAACTAAAAAAGCCCACTTCTAAATAG
- the LOC132063765 gene encoding uncharacterized protein LOC132063765, whose translation MNNSYRSKPSRGSTNFASCICATVFLIFIIASIVIAYFFLFKPKSPKIAVEAVRFPTFSVTNGTVNFTFFQYVSVTNPNRDEFTHYDSSLQLSYSGEEVGLVFIPAGKIDGGRTQHMSAKFDVQSYPLPEKLKADVSGGVIPAVNGGVGGGPTMEVETRMKLVGRVRVLKVFTHRVDSGVKCGVIIQVSSGNVLGVRC comes from the coding sequence ATGAATAATTCTTACAGATCTAAACCAAGTAGAGGCAGTACAAATTTTGCTTCATGTATATGTGCCACAGTATTCCTCATCTTTATCATTGCATCCATTGTAATCGCTTACTTCTTCCTCTTCAAGCCCAAATCTCCAAAAATCGCTGTGGAAGCCGTTAGATTCCCAACTTTCTCCGTTACCAACGGCACCGTTAACTTCACTTTCTTCCAATATGTCTCCGTTACGAACCCAAATCGTGATGAATTCACCCACTATGACAGCTCGCTTCAGTTAAGTTACTCAGGGGAAGAAGTGGGTCTTGTTTTTATTCCTGCAGGGAAGATTGATGGTGGTAGGACCCAACATATGTCTGCCAAATTTGATGTTCAGTCTTATCCACTGCCGGAAAAGCTGAAAGCTGACGTGTCCGGTGGTGTGATTCCGGCGGTGAACGGTGGGGTTGGTGGGGGACCCACAATGGAGGTGGAAACTAGGATGAAGTTGGTGGGGAGAGTTAGGGTGTTGAAAGTGTTTACGCATAGGGTGGATAGTGGagtgaaatgtggggtgataatTCAAGTTAGTAGTGGTAATGTTTTAGGTGTCCGTTGCTga